The following is a genomic window from uncultured Propionivibrio sp..
TGATGTTCGGGGGCGACGATCAAACCGCAGGCGTAGGCGTTGCCGTCCCAATGGAGTGCCGGGCAGTGTCCGTGTCGTCGGGCAAAGAGCAGGCGGCCGACCGGACAGGGTTCTGCGGCGCAACACACGCCGCAGCGATTGCAGGGTGCGCCAAAAGCGGGCTTTTCGGGGGCCGCCCGGTCGAGCGTGACGCTGTATTCGCGTTCGTCATTCACCGTGCTGTGGACTCATGTGGTAATCAGAGCGCCGATTCGATGAGCGCCAGCACCTTTTCCGGGGGGCGGCCGACAACGGCTCGGTCGCCGCAGACGACGATCGGGCGTTCGATCAGGATCGGATGCTGGCAGAGCGCATCGAGCCATTCGCCTTCGTCCAGTGTCTTTCCGGCGTAGTGCTCCTGGTAGACGTTTTCTCCGCGGCGCACGAGTTCGGAGGCTTTCATGCC
Proteins encoded in this region:
- the arsC gene encoding arsenate reductase (glutaredoxin) (This arsenate reductase requires both glutathione and glutaredoxin to convert arsenate to arsenite, after which the efflux transporter formed by ArsA and ArsB can extrude the arsenite from the cell, providing resistance.), with protein sequence MEKSQIVIYHNPRCSKSRSACDLIAGRALEADIIDYLKTPPSREELRALLDKLGMKASELVRRGENVYQEHYAGKTLDEGEWLDALCQHPILIERPIVVCGDRAVVGRPPEKVLALIESAL